A genomic window from Candidatus Andeanibacterium colombiense includes:
- a CDS encoding YbhB/YbcL family Raf kinase inhibitor-like protein, which yields MAKAGHASLAIAKLAAPGLINAGGFKLTSPAFDDGEELDPSFTADEEDAVAPPLEWSAPPSDAVELVLIVEDPDVQGTEPGCNWLVWGLAPQKGRLLEGETPPRVGKNSQRNSEWLLPKLPAGEPHHYVFQLFALDAPIELSPGSDREALLEEMEDHVIAVTLLTAVYEHSDEEDEGEWDDVEIDKIDFDGN from the coding sequence ATGGCCAAGGCCGGGCATGCAAGCCTCGCGATCGCCAAGCTCGCCGCGCCGGGCCTGATCAACGCCGGCGGCTTCAAGCTCACCTCGCCCGCCTTCGACGACGGCGAGGAACTCGATCCGAGCTTCACCGCCGACGAGGAAGACGCGGTCGCGCCGCCGCTCGAATGGAGCGCGCCGCCGTCCGATGCGGTGGAGCTGGTGCTGATCGTCGAGGATCCGGACGTGCAGGGCACGGAACCCGGCTGCAACTGGCTGGTGTGGGGTCTCGCGCCGCAAAAAGGCCGGTTGCTCGAAGGCGAAACCCCGCCGCGCGTGGGCAAGAATTCGCAGCGTAACAGCGAATGGCTGCTGCCCAAGCTGCCCGCGGGCGAGCCGCATCACTACGTGTTCCAGCTGTTCGCGCTCGACGCGCCGATCGAGCTTTCGCCCGGCAGCGACCGCGAGGCGCTGCTGGAGGAAATGGAAGATCACGTAATCGCCGTCACCCTCCTCACCGCGGTCTACGAGCACAGCGACGAGGAAGACGAGGGCGAGTGGGACGACGTGGAGATCGACAAGATCGATTTCGACGGGAATTGA
- a CDS encoding cupin domain-containing protein yields MSKGRRVVTGHDASGKSVVLSDGAPPQNHAMQGEAVGADFIEMWSTPEAVPTLSSFPESEPNDRAFTIMPSSGHLLRVIEIYPPHMGGHRTVMHRTRTLDYVVVIEGEIVLVLSDSEVTLKSGEVVVQRATDHAWENRSDTVARMAFFHIAGEFSDELLAKLPQPLELME; encoded by the coding sequence ATGTCCAAGGGGCGCCGCGTGGTCACGGGCCACGATGCGAGCGGCAAATCGGTAGTGCTGTCGGACGGCGCGCCGCCGCAGAACCATGCGATGCAGGGCGAAGCGGTCGGCGCCGATTTCATCGAGATGTGGTCGACGCCCGAAGCGGTCCCGACCCTCTCCTCGTTCCCCGAAAGCGAGCCCAACGACCGCGCGTTTACGATCATGCCTTCGTCCGGCCATCTGCTGCGCGTGATCGAGATCTACCCGCCGCATATGGGCGGCCACCGCACGGTGATGCACCGCACCCGCACGCTCGATTATGTGGTGGTGATCGAGGGCGAAATCGTGCTGGTGCTGAGCGACAGCGAAGTGACCCTGAAGTCCGGCGAGGTGGTGGTCCAGCGCGCCACCGACCATGCGTGGGAGAACCGCTCCGATACGGTGGCGCGGATGGCCTTCTTCCATATCGCCGGAGAATTTTCGGACGAATTGCTGGCCAAATTGCCGCAGCCGCTCGAACTGATGGAATAG